DNA sequence from the Coffea arabica cultivar ET-39 chromosome 11c, Coffea Arabica ET-39 HiFi, whole genome shotgun sequence genome:
GCTGTAGGTCAGATTCCTAAACAGAATCTGTTTGGCTCCTTGTCGTATAGTTTTGTTAAAATTTGCTATCGAATCAAATTCAACATAGAGTGGACAAGAGGGACATAGAGGTCTGCTAAATTGGGTCAATAATGGAAAAGCAGAAAAAGATGGATTTTGATCTCATAAGCAAAATGTGTATAGTCGAGGTTGTCACTGAAAGAGGCTGCAAGGACAATCGTTGTATCCCACAGGTGGGACAATTTATGGAAATCATATGGTGGTTATTCGGACTTTGATAATGATAAGCGATTCTACGTCAGGGCCAAAAAATGTTTGATGTCGAACAGAGGAAGCAAATagacagggtgaatcaagtggTGGTTTCACATCAAGCCACAACCATTGAATAATTTAGGGTGTCTAATTGTCTTCTGAATTGGGAAGAGATCCCGTGAGTATTCTCGATGAATGGAAGGAGTTTGCAGCAGGAATGGCAACCGCGCGGAGGTGGGGCAGGAGTCCCACCGCCCACTAGGGCCCTCCGCCCCTGTCCTGCCCCCTGCGCCCGTTCCTTCATTCCATCCTGCTTCTCTTGCGAGGACGCTTACCTCGTACATTGttattatgtttttttttggtaaaaaaaaaagtgttattatGTTAGGTGTGATTAGGAATTTGATATAAATGTactagtaaatttagtataattaattaataatttttattaatatacatgtataattattagtataattgataatattaatcatattatataatatttataattaataatatcattattataagcttataattaattaaattaaatattaaatataattatatatatatatttaatttttcttaacggGTGGTGGGATGGGGATGGGGATGGGGATGGGGCTATACTTCCCCGCCCCTACCCCATCAATCCCCGTGGACACTCACCCTATTTGCGATCCCTAGTTTGCAGCAATTAGGAAGGTTCAGAAGCTTGAGTTGGATTTATCATCTATGTTTGCTGCAGTCTTTGCGAATTATGCCATAGTCTTTGCAAATGATTCCACTCTAGGTATGATGCCAAGGGGTAATAATAGTTTCTTTGGAACCATGGCTAACTACATCACGCCTTCACCTGGTCCACTTAGCTGGAAAATTCGTTCGGGACACAAGCCATAAAATGCAATTAAGATTTAAGACTGTAGATCCACATCAGACAATCTGACTTCTGTGATCCATATGAAGTTAGCAAAAGATGAGCTACCCAAAATATTCAGAGGGAATATTTAGACAGAATGAAGCAATGCCATCCTGAAGTGAAATAAACTCTACTTAATCTGGTTGAGCAGAGAAGATATTACTAAAGGGTGAATAGGTCACACTTAGGCTGAGCCAAGAAAAATTCCACGTTGATTGAAGGTAAATAACATATGAAATATGCTAACATACCAATAAGATGACATATAGTTTTCGACAGTGGCCTTATAGACTATTATTCCTGTGTTATGAAATACAACAAAAAGCCCTCGTACACACATAGTTGTGCTCAGAGCGCACATAGTTGTTCTAATCATCCTTAATCCACCTGACTAAGTTGTTGAGATTCTTGCCGGAACATCCATCTTCTTTAAGACTATTCATAACCTTTGCTTTTAAATCCAAGGCCCTCTCCCTGTAGCCTTTAACAGTGACTAGCTGCTCAATTTTGTTCTTAAGTTCTCCTTGTGCAATGATtccattttcatctttttccaATCCTAATCCAACCTTCCAAATATCACATATGTAGCTTCTGTTAGCGAACTGGTCTCCAAAGCAAGGCCAGCAGACAAAAGGGACACCATTGCTTATGCCTTCCATTGTAGAATTCCAGCCACAGTGGCTGAGGAAGCAGGCAACGGAAGGATGGCTCAGGACCTGTTGTTGAGCTGCCCAACTGGCTAATCTTCCTCGTCCTTGTATTCGATCTCTGAAACCTTTTGGATATGCACTATCTGTTCCTGCAGTTAAATTACGTCTCACAACCCAAAGGAATGGCATATTGGTGAGTTCAAGTCCCAGAGCCAGTTCTTGGAACTGTGTGTGGTCAAAAACTGTGGTGCTCCCAAATGCAACATAAATGACTGATTGCACTGGTTGTTTATCAAGCCACGCCAAACAATCCGAGTCTTCGGACCAGTAGGAACCAACTGATTTTCCAAGCCGGTTACTGGCTAGAAGAGGGCCAATAGGCAACATTTCTGGGAATGAGGTGAAGACTGATGCCTCTAACTCATTACTTGAGTTCCCGATAATCCTATCAGCCAATTTAAATGTTCTGTTATTTATTGCCATAGCATCAAAAACAATACCCCGTGTGGTCGCATCACCGACACTTGCCCAAGCAAAGTGTTCAGAGTCCATGGCTAATGTGGCGGGTGATAACTGAACCATCTGCTTCTTCATGATAGTTCCTGCCACAAAATTTGCCTTAACAAATGTCAAATTTGATAATCATTCTTCTGGCaaagcattttttttcctttgctgcaAAAATTTCCTTGCATTGATGAAAACTAATTCACTTGATATGTTTTTCAACTTTCAACTTATTTTGAAACACCCAAAATTGCACCTCCCTGTTTCCCATGAGTTTGTTACTTTGCTTGCATCTTGATTTTTACCTTCATAGGTTCCAATTATAATCAACTTTATATTGTTTTACCGTTTTATGACCACGAAGAAGTAAGTGCTTATACAAAAATGATGAAACTATAGAAGTATTATGCATTTATGCTGACATGAGTCTTACCAGAGCTGTCTATGATTCCATCATCAATGAGCTTTGGAATATTGAGTTTCAGAGCATATAGAGCTGCTGCTGCAGGCGAGAAGGATACTGCCCTAACTCCCATTTTCTTCGCAACCTCCAGTGCCAAACCCAAGAACTCATCAACAATAATGCATGTGATTTTGTCACTTTCAGATTgatttatcttctcaattagaGCCTCCAGCTTTGCAGGGATAACACGAAAAATCGCCTTCATTGACTTCGCCGCATCATTTCTATCTTCCCACGATTCCAGGCCATCTGGGATGGATACCAGATGCATCATATCAGGTACATTTTCTTCCCCTGATAATGATTCAATGACTCGTTTGTGATCAAATTCTGTGTACACAAATGTAACTTTGATACCATGCTTCACTAGGCATAAGGCAAGTTCCATTAGGGGAAGTACATGACCTTGTGCTGGATAAGGTACGGCTAGAACATGTGGACTGCCCATATTGTTTCTTCAACACTATACTACCATGAATCTTCAAATATGTGTCCCTGTTTTATATTCCACAATTCATCTGTTTTCTTATTAAGGACAGGACCCATGGCACATCAAATTGCTAATCACTAATATGTGGTCAAGTTTTCCAGAGCCTGAAAGAGGCAACGTTTTTCTCGAGTGCACCTTTCTTTGTCTTGATTTTGGTATCTGTCAACGTTTTGGACAATCTTGGAATTGTGCAAGGGACAGATTGAGATTGGAGACtagtttattattttaattttctccaTAATTGAAGGGTATGTTTCAGCTTTGTAACTTCGCTACCATAATTGAAACGTCCCTGTCCCGTATTCACATGTCCAAAGTTCAGCCAAATCCGAAAACATTCGTGTTAGGTTTGGAGTAATATATGAGGAGATTATTTGGTTTTGGCTACGGTGGAAAGCGAACACATGACAGAGCCAATAAGTGCTTGGTGGGGCCGCGTAGAGGGAGGCAGCAGGTAATTCACGGggccaaaaagaaaaacttttgaTATCATAGGGAGCCCTTTTGCAAATTTAGTCATCATAAAATGGTCTAATAATTAGAGATATTTTTGGAAACTCTCTAGATATATGGCcccaacaaaaatgaaaataaaaaaaagtgaatgGTACCAAAGaaacttgaaagaaaaaaaggactGGGTATTGTCgcgacccttttttttttttaaagaaataaaattacGGGTTTATAAAATGGATTTTTGATTTgtttttgagtgaaaatgagttttttatttttggagaataaataaagaaaaagggcctACAATGGGACTGAACGTGCGACGATTTtaacccaaaataatagtttaaaaaggatttttaatgaaaaataggagtcgtcacttggtattgagttaaagtgtaccaagtcacctaaaatgaattttaaataaaaagtagagaaaaatcctttttaaatgactccaaatcttcgaaaatcaagagaaatgagttcgggagtcacggttgaagaagggaaagcaaggataaaatccaaagtACCCTTTCAACCTATCCAAGGTTAGTTGcgtaatttaattgaaaaatttccttaatttaacctaaaaatttatcacacttGGAcgttactatatgaatgcaaacctagacCTAATGGTTATCGGAAGGATCAAGATGTCTTTTCGAATTTTAGTTGGtgcaaatcgcattaattgtgacgcccaaaagtgattctttgaagatgTCATGAATATGCAACAATGAGgcttgaaaaaaaatagaaaaaaatataatatctaCCAACTAGATAAGAGAACAACTCAAGTTCTCCATTGATGCCAAGTGTCAAGGTCTCATTTGAGGAAACaaatttcatttctttattttggaCATTAAAGAGAGAGAAATGTCTATTTGAGCATTGGTATTGAAGTTCAAAGGCCTAATAGTTCCTCACTATTTAGGGGCTAATTGGTAAAAATAGTTGAATTATTTTCATTTGattcttttgtttggtttttaaTTGGTGAGAAAGGTCAATTGAATCCTTTTATGAAAACTAGCTTTTTAAATAGTTGCTAACTATTTAGggttatttttgtccatttaAAATTATTCCTTTTATATTTCTTTGGTCAAATGTAAATAGTCGTAGACTATTTGGGTGTCCTTTTTTCACATGGGCTGTTTTGAATTATATTATATCTATTAAATAAATATTCCTAATTATAATATTCCTAATTAAATATTCCAAATGTAAAAGCCGTTAGAACTAATGTGCCAGCCAAAGTCTTCCAAAGAAAGATTACTTCTCCACGTCTTTGTTCCCTGCATTATAGAGCTATGACGATGAATCCACTCATCGATTTCTAAGCACGTGACTCCAGTCTTTTCTCGTTCCAAACTGTGGGCCATTTTTGTACTCAAAAACAGTGAGGAAAGGAAAAGGTTTCGGCCCCTTTCTTTGGTTTGACAGGAACCAACGAAGTCAAGTAAATGGTCTTATTAGTCACTGAAGTTTTTCTTCATTTAGGCAGAGTTTCCTTCCTCTTTCTTTGCGTCGCATAGCCTCTTCCTTTTCGCCGATTAGTAGCCAGCTATATGAGCCTGCAAAATGTTCAGTTTTCAGCCAATTCCTTCAACAACTAATTGTCCTTCCTTCTGATTGCAACCCACAAATTCCTCCGCACGCACGTGAATTTTTGTTTTCCCCCAAAAATTAGGTCACTGAAATTTCTTTCCCCAAAATCTGCGAGCCtgcaaaattttcagttttctgcCAATTGTTCCAGCAACTAATTGTACTTCCTTTCGATTCACTTCCAAAAAATCCTCCTCATCCATGTGCattcttcttttcccccaaaaacaGCTCATTTTAGGTATGGCTACTGTACCGAGTTATCATCCATGGTACAGCTTTCAGAACTTACTATTTCCAGCCTTATATATACATTTGTTTCCCACTTTTGCCGGTATTCAGAAGAGGAGCAAACAAAATCTAGGTATGTTtctattttctctcttcttATTTTTGAGTTGCAATTTTTTTACTTTGAATGTTCTTCCCTCCTGTTTATCATTGGCTTCCGTTAATTAGACACTGTCATGTGTTTCATATTATGCATAAAAGAATGATTATGATGTAATTTATCGATTAActtatgtttattttttttctctgtttttattgATTTCAAATGTTGCCCGACTTTTGCCAACATTCAGCCGAGCAAAGAAAATATAGGTATGTTTCTATTTTCTCTCCTTCCATTTTGAACtgcaatttttttgtttcattgttGTTGCATCTGTCTATTGCCTTCCGTTAATTAACGACCTCCATTGTGTTTCATGTTATGCTATGATGGTTATTTTTCGGATTAGCTTATGTTtatttttgcctcttttttaatttcaaatgctGCATGATGTTGTTACCTGTTTATGTATTGAAAAATTACATAATTTAGTGTTATTGTAGTTTGAGTTATTAAGGTagtcattatatatatattagttagTTTTAGCTATTCTAAGATGCTTTGATTTTGTCATCGTTGTGTGCCTTTCGCTTAGTATCTTACTTCCTTTATAGTATTTATAGTAAAATTAGATGTTGATCTTTTGTGTTTCATAacgaagaaaaaaagaaaatttagttcaAGTTTTAGACTGATAGATGAGATATTTGATGATGCTTTTGATCTAAGCATGTTagaaagaagcaaaaagaaaaacttaaatATGCTGACTGAGCATATGAAGTTTACTGTCGATTCTTCTGTTTCTCAGCCATATTCTCCTTTTGTAATCAACAGTGAGAATGACATTTGTGAAAATCACTTTGTTGAAACATGTGTTTCACAAAATCACATCGATAGGAATCTAATTCTACCAACTGATTGCAGAGCTAAAAATGTTTGCTTCCCTCCAGAAAATGCTGGAGGAATTCATTATACCCCTGATTCTACTGACAATCATTGTTTGTTTGCAATGAATTCATCTTTAATCGATTTGTCTGCTGTTCAGCCTGCTGGTTCATTACAAGTGAATTGCAATGAGCAATCATTTGTTATAGGAAGTCAGTTTCAGAGTGAGCAAGTCACAAATGTTAAAAGGAGAAATGGTTATTCTGAAATACCAAATATAGACATGCAACTAACTAATTATACTCCTCCCCTCTTTGTGAATAAGCATATACCTATAATAGGTAGTACTCCAGTTATATCTTATAATAACAGGCCTCTTGAATATTTTGATATATATGCTGGAGAGGTGAtaaataagaaagaatataGAAGACAGGCCTACTTtagatggaaaaagaaaagattcagAGCAAAGTCTAGATCAATTGCTTCTACAAATATAATTGAAAAGCAAACAAGCACCACAATTGTTAATCATTGTTCCTCAGTTGTTGATGTTAAGCATAGTTCTCAATGTCGTTCGAAGCATCGCAGATCATCTCTGAAAAAAACTCAGCCAGGTCTAGAGTTAATACTTTTTAAGTTTTCTAACATGTTTTTCTCCACTGCCATTAAAATCAATTGAATGGTTTGATTACTAAATGCTGCAAaataattgtattttaggaagaGGGTGCAAAACAGGAAGAGCTTTGTTGGATATAATTCCAAACAAAGCTGATATCCTACCAACCCAACTAGATTGTCCTCATTGCGGAGCGAAGAAGTTTTTTTCTGAGACAGCATATTTTTGTTGTCAAGATGGTGAAGTTGTTTTAGCTcaaaacaaaattccagatATCTTTAAAGAGCTATTGACTTCATCTTCACAAGAGGCACAATCTTTTAGAACTCTTATTAGAATGTATAATAATCATTTTGGATTCACTTCCTTCGGTGTTAAAACTGATCTGACTCTCTCAAAAAGGAATAAAGGAATTTACACTTTTAGAATTCAAGGACAAATATATCATTTTCTGAATGATTTCAATTCAAGCAATGGTCATAGTAATAATTTACAGTTATATTTCAATGATTTTGAAACTGAAGTAAGCAATCGATTAGCAGCTTGTCCTAGACTATCTGAAAGTGTAATTAGAAAAATTATGCAAGTTCTTGAGTCTAATctatatgcaaaattttttagaaatttgagaGAGGTACCTAATTTAGATAACTACTACATTGTGTTAAAAACTCTGCCCGGTGTTGATTAAAGAGTTTATAATAGACCAACAACTTCACAAGTTGCTGGTTTGCGGGTTCAGGGGCAAGAAAATGGAGAAACCGGCAGGCGTCATATTAGAGTTCATACCCATAGTGGtgcttcaaaaaatatatagtaCTATTATGGATGTTATGATCCACTCCAATATCCAATActttttccttttggtgatCTTGGCTGGCACCAAGGAATACCAAAGAAAGGAGCAAAAGTATAtggaagaaagaggaaaaaaaagcaaCCTGTAGCAGATTTGATTTCCCCTGCAAAAATGCTGCTACAGCAGAACAATTAATCCAAAATGAAGAATATGGTTAGTACAATAACTATATACCATGATCTTTCATTTtacatatttaatatttatgaTTAGACATTTAATGATGTACTATTATTATTTGCACAGCAATGGAAAGCATACATGAAGATCCAAATTTTGTGTCCCTTCGAGAATATTATTGTTATAAACTTCAGATTAGGGACAATGATGAATCTTGGTTATTACATTTTGCTCGACTTCTACAACAATATATTGTTGATCAATATGTGAAACTTGAGACACAAAGACTCGACTTCTATAGATTACAACAAGAGGAAATTAGGAGAGAGCTCTTGAAAGGCATAATAGATGCTTTAGGATCAGGTGAGAGTCAAGCATGTAATTTTGGCCAGCGTATCATATTACCACCATCCTTTATTGGAGGGCCAAGAAATATGAGACGTAAATAAATGGATGCAATGACATTAGTACAAAAGTATGGTAAACCAGATATATTTCTGACCATGACTTGCAATCCTAATTGGCCAGAAATAAAAGAACACTTAATAGACAAAGAAGATGCACAAAACAGACCAGATTTGCTTGCTAGAGTATTTCATGCTAAGTTAGAGCAGCTTAAAGATGAACTTTTGAAAAAATGCAGCTTTGGTGAAGTGGCAGCTTACACTTATGTCATTGAATATCAAAAACATGGACTACCACATGCACATTTCTTGCTAATTTTAAAGTCAAAATTCAAGATGTATACCCCTCAAGAATATGATAAAATTGTCTGTGCTGAgataccaaataaagaggaaaatGAACATCTATATAATTTGATCATTAAACATATGCTTTATGGACCATGTGGTTCACTTGATCCAACAAGTGTATGCATGAGAAAAATTGGAACTTGCAAGAAtaattttcctaaaaatttCTGTGAGGAAACTATTCAAACTCTGAATGCATATCCTGAATATCGAAGGAGAGATGATGGAGTTCAAATTAAGATTAAATCAGTTCTTTTAGATAATAGATGGGTTGTACCATACAATCCATATCTTTTGGCTAAATTTGATTGCCATCTTAATGTTGAAATATGCTTTACAATTAAGGCAGTCAAGTACATTTACAAGTATATCTATAAAGGTCATGATAGAACTAACTTCTGTGTAGTAAATAATAAATCTGATTcagaaattgatgaaattaaacAATATGTATCAGCTAGGTGGGTTTCTCCACCTGAAGCAACCtggagaatttttagatttTGTATGAGTGAAATAAAGCCACCTATTATTCATTTACAATTACATTTGGAGAATTATTAGCCAATGAGTTTCAAAAAAATAGCTAATCTTCAAAATGTTGTCAATAACTATCATTTGAAAAAAACAATGCTCACTGAATTTTTTTACATGAATAGGACAGATAAAGCAGCTCAGGATCTAAATTGTACTTATGTAGAGTTTCCTGATCATTTGGTCTGGTTACCTAATCAAAAATACTGAAAATTGAGAGAAAGAGGTGAATCAATAGGCCGAATAATGACTGCTCATCATTCTGAAGGAGAACGATACTACTTGAGATTACTCTGACAAAGGTTCGATGTCCAACTTCATTTGATGACTTAAGAACCTTTAATGGAGTTCAAGTAGAAACGTTCCAAGAAACAACATTAATTCGAGGCTTGTTACAAAATGATAACAGCCAAGAAATCTGTTTACAAGAAGACTCACTTTTTCATATGCCCTACGACATGAGGCGACTTTTTGCAACACTTTTGGTTTATTCTTGCCCTAATGACCCAAAGGCATTGTGGCAAAATTTTGAATCTTCTATGTCAGAAGATTTTGCCAAATGTTTAGCAATGACATTTGCACAAGTGAAAAGAAATGTCTTGCAACAAATTGATGGATTTTTGCAATCCATGGGAAAAAGTATACATTCATATAATTTGATTCCCACTAGATTCTCTTATGAAAATATAGAGAATAAAACTCGAGAATTAAGAGCAGAAAGAAACATTGTCATTTCAGAAATTGACTTAAATTCAATTCAGCTACTCaatgaaaaacagaaaaaagcaTTTGTAGTCATATCTGAGAGAATTTACTCAGATAGACCTGGTGTTTTTTTCATTGACGGTCCAGGTGGTACTGGAAAAACATTTCTATATAGAGCTTTGTTAGCTGATATTAGATCTAAAGGTTATCTTGCTCTTGCTACAGCTACATCAGGAATTGCAGCTTCCATTTTACCAGGTGGAAGGACTGCACATTCCAGATTTAAAATTCCAATAGATATCTTTGATGGTGCAACATGTCGGGTCAGTAAACAAACTTCTTTAGCTGCAATGATCAAGGAAGCAAAGCTTATAATCTGGGATGAAGCACCAATGTCTAAAAAGGCAGCAATTGAAGCTTTAGATGATCTCCTAAGagatttaatgaattcagaagAAATATTTAGGGGAAAGGTAGTTGTACTTGGTGGAGATTTTAGACAAACATTACCAGTTGTTAGAAAAGGAACAAAAGCTAAAATGATAAATACATGTTTGATAAATTCTCCATTATAGCACAAATTAGAGAAATTGCAATTAACAGAACATGAGAGCAAAATTAGATCCTTCATTCACGCAGTTTCTCTTAAAAATTGGAAATGGAACACAGGAAACAGATGAGAATGACATAGTAAAACTTCCATCTtcaattataattaattataataatGAGACTGATGCAATTGAAAAGCTAATCAATATTGTGTATCATGAATTTAAAGATCCTTCAAAGAAACTGCATTGCTCACAAAATAGAGCAATTCTAACTACAAAGAATAACTTTGTAGATGAAATAAATGATGAATTGATCAAAAACTTTCCAGGAGCTTTGGCTGAGTACCTAAGCTACGATGAAACATTGAATGAAAATCATCAATCTGAATACATTGATCTTCTGAACACTGTTACGCCTAGCAATTTACCTCCACATAGGTTACTGTTAAAATTCAATGCCCCAATAATTCTTTTAAGAAATCTCGATCCTGCTGAAGGATTATGCAATGGAACTAGACTGATAATAAAGAGTTTGAGCAAGAATGTTATTTGTGCTAAAATTGCagttggtgatttttgtggcaaAGAAGTTTTTATACATAGAATTTTCATGCAGCCACCAAGTGATGAACAATATCCAGTTCCATATAAGAGAACACAATTTTCAATTCGTTTGTGCTTTACGATGACAATAAATAAAACACAAGGCCAAACTTTAGATTTTGTTGGTATATATTTGAAAGAACCTGTGTTTTCACATGGCCAATTATATGTTGCACTTTCAAGAGTCAAAACAGCTTCGGCTGTAAAAGTCCTTATCAGACCAACTTATTTTGATGAATCATGCACTGATCATACTAAAAATATAGTATATAAAGAAATTCTTAAAGCTTCCCAGATTACATTATCAGGTTttaacattcatggccttttttgtttagaaatttattattttgtttaattgacTATCTGATTTCTCTACCAGTATAGGTCATCATGCCTAGACATATATCTTCAGTGCTAGAGATTCAGAAAGGAGCAGAAAAGTGGACTGTTCTCGCACAAGTTGTTCACAGAGGACACAATCAACTGACTTGTGAAGTTCCACCGAGGCGAATTATGCACTTTCTGTTCACAGATACTGAGGTATGCAaatgattttctatttctcAGCTCATTAAATTCATCTATGAGAATATTTCAGATTTTGTATAAGTACATTTCATGATTTGTCTGTTCATTACATTTGCTTAAGGAAAAATCCTTAGCATTCATGTAACAGTATACATACTACAATATCAGAACTATAGTTTCATTGCAACTGAATACTCACCTAACTATTAAAGTATTCATAtctataattttaatttctgtGTAATAAATATGATATTAACCATTAACATGACAGTTATGTTTTAActcataatatatataaaactaACTTTTTCTAATCCTAATCAGGGAACAAAAGTTTCTGTTATGACTTATGAACAACACATCAAGATCTTCAGCAAATTTCTGCAGCCTTGTCAAAGATATTATGTTTCTAATGCAATTGTGGTTCCTGCCGACCCAACATATAGAGTTGAGAGTTATGAATGCTCCTAGATTTTGAACTACAAGACTTTGATTGAAAATTATGCTGAACCTGTGCCACCTATGTTGCCTTGCA
Encoded proteins:
- the LOC113718770 gene encoding UDP-glycosyltransferase 83A1-like, which encodes MGSPHVLAVPYPAQGHVLPLMELALCLVKHGIKVTFVYTEFDHKRVIESLSGEENVPDMMHLVSIPDGLESWEDRNDAAKSMKAIFRVIPAKLEALIEKINQSESDKITCIIVDEFLGLALEVAKKMGVRAVSFSPAAAALYALKLNIPKLIDDGIIDSSGTIMKKQMVQLSPATLAMDSEHFAWASVGDATTRGIVFDAMAINNRTFKLADRIIGNSSNELEASVFTSFPEMLPIGPLLASNRLGKSVGSYWSEDSDCLAWLDKQPVQSVIYVAFGSTTVFDHTQFQELALGLELTNMPFLWVVRRNLTAGTDSAYPKGFRDRIQGRGRLASWAAQQQVLSHPSVACFLSHCGWNSTMEGISNGVPFVCWPCFGDQFANRSYICDIWKVGLGLEKDENGIIAQGELKNKIEQLVTVKGYRERALDLKAKVMNSLKEDGCSGKNLNNLVRWIKDD